The window CAGTTTTCCCCCTATTGGCCACTGATGTGAGACTCTTTTTAGTCCTAAAAGATTTGCAATTCCACACACTGATGTGAGACTCTCTTTAACAGTAGTCCTAAAAGATTTGCAAGTCCACAATACAATCAATTGTACTTCCTAAATCAAAAGCTTTGGCTGAGTCTCTTGAGTGTACATAGCAAGTGCATTGAGATAGAAATGAGGTTCATCTTGATTATAGCAATGATAATAATTATCAATTGGAGATCTTACAAAGAGGTTTTAAGGCCAGTCCAACAAAGACAGACAGGCCAAAATAAATACACATATTTGGTAAACCCAAAaggtatttctaaaaaatatatttaaaaaaagaaaaataaataaaagatttacATTCACCCAACAAAGTGAAATGTAGCACAGCTCCTTAGCCTATACCCACCACCATGTGTTTCTCTCATCATGATATCCCAAATTCTAATCTCTTCACTGTTAAGTACAATTGAGGTTTCTCTGGTCTTCAAAATAATTACACCGAGTTGTTCAAGGGACTAGAGATTTTAGGGGCCACGATACTTGCGGAAGCACAAACAACCTTGAGGCTGATCAACGGGAATCATACCTCCACCTTTTGATGTGTCAATGGCCTCTAACATGGAGACTACCTCTTCCATTTCTGGCCGCTTATCAGGGCTGGCATCCCAGCATCGCTTCATTACATTCGCCAGGGAACTTGGGCAACATCTTGGTATCTCTGGCCTCAGATTCTAGGTAAGAAATAAATTAGTCAGAAGGAATCTCAAGCAGAAACACTCAGCTTGTTGGGTACAATGATTAAGATTCACGCAGAAAAGTTACCTGCCGAACCACAGCTGTCGTCACTTCTGAGAAACTAAGGTCTGGATATGGCATGTCACAGCAATATATCTCCCACAAGCAGATgccaaaactataaacatcacaTTTCCTGTTATATGGGCTGCCATTGAGAACCTATAAATCACCCATTTGACAAATCACAGAAAATCAGTTCATTGATCGattgtttctgtttttttttagctttagttACCTATAACACAGATCCTTAGGGTATGTGGAATGCAAACAGGAACTTGGCATGCCACTTTTGCTTATGTAGAACTTATATAGATTGTTTCATTAGTAGTTAAAAGGTGATATGGAaaccttgaaattttaaaattcttgcTTGGTTTTGCCCAAACAGTTTATTAATCACGTAAGATTCTACTATTGCTTTTTAAAGTTGTCACTAAAAAAAAGAGgtgaataaagaaagaaaaagaagaaaattttttatctcTGGGATTAGTGTGTTTGAATGAAAATGTTCCACATTTTGGATTGAGCTGTATTACAGTTTGCTAGGGTAATATAGTGAATAATAGCTGAAATATTAGGACCAGTACAATATCCTCATTGTACTAAGAGGATACCTACAAGTTACCAAAGACAATGAGAAGACAAATTTGCCTCTCTTGATATTAGATAGACTTGAGATTGATGGAGACATTAGTTGCACTATGAGAGACATCCACCCACAAAGCAAGATCTCTTTTTGTTCCCCAAGTACAAATAGACAAGCAAAAGTCCCAGAGGAATTGATGAGAAGTTTTTTATATGGTTTCAAAGTCGAAgtcaaaaaattatcaagtagGAGTAAATAAAATGAGCATACCTCAGGAGCCATATAACCAAGTGTCCCTGTCTCCCCAGTCATGTCATTAGGATTTGAAGCCTCAACACGAGCAACCCCAAAATCAGCAATTTTTACTGTACGTGTCTTGTCCAATAGCATATTCTCCGTTTTTACATCTCTGTGAACAATCTTCTGTGAGTGAAGGTAACTCAACCTGCAAGATACAGTACATATGAGCCTTCTAAGAGCttaaacagaagaaaaaaaaaattccaaatcacatgtcattttttaattgaaatactacaaagaaaaaaagtacaaacacaGAGCAAGATTCAGATGGTGAGTACCCTCTAGCAAGATCCAGTGCAAGCTGGACAACGACATTAAAAGCTAGCTTCCTTCTCCTGTTCTTTATGAGGTAACCTTTCAGAGCACCCCCGGGAAGATATTCCACAACGACACAACAGACATTACTTGGCATGCCAATTGGACCATTATCAGATTGTATCTGTAGTTCTGATGTGCCCATTGTTGCCCCTATAAACTGAAAATTTGAATGACCAGGATGTTAAAGGTAAGAGATACGACGAAGCATGACAGAGTATTGATAAGTATATActattttctaccaaaaaaaaaaaaacaccaagagccttgtagctcaagtgACGTCTCTTGGTATTTCTAACGGAAACATTCAGGGTTCAAATCCCTCCtcccccaactattgaattataaaaaaataaatatatttaaaaaattttaatttaaaaaaaaaaaaaaaaaaaaaaaaaaaaaaaaaaaaaaaaactatagataAAAGGAATCAACCTTTAAATGTATTGCAACcttcaaaattctaaaatattcaaaTGCATTAACTCTTTTAGTTAATCACTAAATTCCAATAAATTCAAACTGCAACAGTTCTCAAATTGCCACTATGTCATTGGGAGTCAAGagatgaaatagagaaaatcaaaGTAAAGAATATTGAAAATCAACATGAAAGAAGTGGTTTGAGGCTTCcctattcaaaaaaattagaagaccCAAACCTACACCCCCCCtccttttttctctccttcaaGGATTGAGGCTTCCCTCAACGGTTAAAAATTTAAGGTTTGTGATATTAGTCaaatggcccaaaatatagaaaGGAACAGCAAAGACAAAGAGGTCTCTTGATCAAAATGATTATATAAATTAGGCAATTCCTTTAAGTATATATATTGGTATTGAAGTCCCATGTGATAGCATATTTCAACCAGAATTGAAATCCATCTTTGTTCCCTTGGTCATTCTTTTAACCCTTGTAGTGGATAAGTTGTAGGGGACCACGACTCTATTGATGTTGGCTTCAACTGAAAAAGGTTGAGGTTTGATGCCTTTCCATCTGTGTCACTTCCATGGAGGTCCATGCAATGACTAGGTTTAGGTAGCTCAAGAACATCTTAATAGCTATGGATGTTTGAATTTCTGCATCTTTAAAGATATGGAGCAGCAATATCATTGTTAGTTTGTTACCCTCTGTGTTTGACACATATATATTGTACTGGCCAGCAGCATTTGAGCTTATTTGATGTactaaaaattgcaaaataaatgcaaaataggAGGTAACGTAACAATGAAGATGAAGTGCCTCTGTATCTATCTAGAAAGATCTCTCATATGCAAGAAAATTGGTTATCCAAAATGGCCCTA of the Quercus robur chromosome 10, dhQueRobu3.1, whole genome shotgun sequence genome contains:
- the LOC126701669 gene encoding serine/threonine-protein kinase STY13-like — its product is MEKSSDGFVRADQIDLKSLDEQLERHLNRAWTMEKNKKKEEDGTFINNNSNNSSSILSTNNNGLNLITTTTTGTKIVKKERKEWEIDPSKLTIKSAIARGTFGTVHRGIYDGLDVAVKMLDWGEEGHRTDSEIATLRADFTQEVAVWHKLEHPNVTKFIGATMGTSELQIQSDNGPIGMPSNVCCVVVEYLPGGALKGYLIKNRRRKLAFNVVVQLALDLARGLSYLHSQKIVHRDVKTENMLLDKTRTVKIADFGVARVEASNPNDMTGETGTLGYMAPEVLNGSPYNRKCDVYSFGICLWEIYCCDMPYPDLSFSEVTTAVVRQNLRPEIPRCCPSSLANVMKRCWDASPDKRPEMEEVVSMLEAIDTSKGGGMIPVDQPQGCLCFRKYRGP